Proteins encoded together in one Microplitis mediator isolate UGA2020A chromosome 7, iyMicMedi2.1, whole genome shotgun sequence window:
- the LOC130672082 gene encoding uncharacterized protein LOC130672082, whose translation MGRDSRKVSRELRSSEKINKSRSVKRKNVFNPKTAERDESIQSTSSKKLKQNTEDDVPEDSSTEFRIINFIQVFTAISALIKCKKCDGNVVFQTASTRGLGFKIVVACNNCGNEYIPSCSFVGHSYEINRRFIFVMRILGIGYEGLCKFCGLMDMPSFLDKSTHTILLKQILNCSKAVAETFMTKAVNEEKQAMPTTENEDINHLTVSGDGTWQKRGYTSSFGVSSIIGYFTGKILDINIKSAYCKLCEYWKKKTNTVEFEEWYQSHEDVCSANHQGSSGKMEVDAMVEMFSYSETKYGVKYANYIGDGDSKTYSGIIKSDPYENTTVNKKECIGHVQKRMGSRLRTLKSKQKGLGGRGKLTGKLIDKLTVYYGLAIRRHCDSIENMKSAIMATFYHYGSSDEKPNHDMCPKGEESWCSYQRAEARGELDTFSHDYSPLPSDVLKAIKPIYEDLSNENLLSRCVGGFNQNNNESFNQLVWKICPKTVNTSFTIVQIAAYVAMCIFNEGINSLLVLMNTLGLNCGPNSHRYAERMDAARIKVADKRANDNTREGRLQRRHQQIDILEAAMSAEELLYGPGIDDSV comes from the exons atgggacgtgattctagaaaggtttcaagagaacttcggagttctgaaaaaattaataagtcgcgttcagtcaaaagaaagaatgtttttaatccgaaaacagccgaacgtgatgaaagtattcagagtacatcttctaaaaaattaaaacaaaacactgaagatgatgtacctgaagacagcagtactgaatttcgaataataaattttattcaggtattcactgcaatttctgctcttataaaatgtaaaaaatgtgatggaaatgtagtgtttcaaacagcaagtacacgtgggctgggattcaaaattgtagttgcatgtaataactgtggaaatgaatatattccttcctgttctttcgttgggcattcttatgaaataaacagacgtttcatttttgtaatgagaatactaggaataggatacgaaggattgtgcaagttttgcggcctgatggacatgccgtcttttttagataaatctacgcatacaattttactgaaacagattttgaattgtagtaaagccgtcgcagaaaccttcatgacgaaagctgtgaatgaagaaaagcaagcaatgccaacaactgaaaatgaagatataaatcatctaactgtatcgggagatggaacctggcaaaaacggggatatacatcgtcatttggagtttcttctataattggctattttactggaaagattcttgacataaacattaaaagtgcatattgtaagctatgtgagtattggaaaaaaaaaacaaatactgttgagttcgaggaatggtatcaatcgcatgaagatgtgtgttctgctaatcatcaagggtcttctgggaaaatggaggtggatgcgatggtcgaaatgttttcgtattctgaaactaaatatggagttaagtatgccaactatattggtgatggtgactccaagacctattcaggaattataaaatcagatccttacgaaaatacaactgtaaataaaaaggaatgtatagggcatgtccaaaagcggatggggagtcgattacgtacgctgaagagtaaacaaaaaggtcttggtggtcgaggtaagctcacaggaaaattaatagacaaactaactgtgtactatggtttagcaatacgccggcattgtgattctattgaaaatatgaaatctgctataatggcaaccttttatcactacggctcgagtgatgaaaaaccgaatcatgatatgtgtccaaaaggcgaagaatcttggtgctcttaccagcgcgctgaagcaagaggagagcttgataccttttctcacgattattctcctttaccttctgatgttttaaaagctatcaagcctatatacgaagatcttagtaatgaaaatttactttcaagatgtgtaggtggattcaatcagaataataatgaaagctttaaccaactagtatggaaaatatgcccaaaaacggtaaatactagttttactatcgtacaaatagctgcatacgttgctatgtgtatatttaatgagggtataaattcattattagtcttgatgaatacacttggacttaattgtgggcctaattctcatcggtatgcagaaagaatggatgctgcacgtatcaaagtagcagataagcgcgctaatgataacacccgagaaggtcgattgcaacgtaggcaccagcaaatcgatattttggaagctgctatgtcggctgaagagctattatatggtccaggaatagatgactcagt atga